Genomic DNA from Clostridium sp. BJN0013:
CACTATATATTTATGTACTATTTTTAATTGGTAAATTAGCAAAAATAAGTTCAATAACTCCTTACTATACATTACTTTTAAAATTGCCTTCTATAATAGCAGACATTGTAACAGCTTATATAATATATAAATTGGCTAAAAAGTATTTTTCTTTAGAAATGGGTATTCTTTTAAGTGCTTTTTATATTTTTAGTCCAGCTATTTTTATAAATTCATCCCTTTGGGGACAGGTAGATTCTTTTTTCACTCTTTTTTTAGTTCTGTCTTTATTCTTTTTGTCAGAAGGGAAATTTGTTTTTTCATCTATACTTTTTACCTCTTTAGTACTTATGAAACCCCAGGGAATTATATTTTTTCCTGTACTCTTATTTGAACTTATAGCCAGGAAAAATTTAAAGACCCTTATTAAATGTGCAGCTTCATGTATTGTGACTTCTTTAGTTATTATACTCCCATTTTCCTTTAATCAAAATGCACTGTGGATTTTTAAATTATATAAAAATACCATATCAGAATACCCTTACGCTTCTGTAAATGCTTTTAATTTTTTTAATTTACTTGGCGGAAATTATAAAGAAAGTTCCACTACATTTTTTATATTCAGTTATAAAATTTGGGGAATAATTGCAATTATAGCAATTGCAGCTTTTTCCTGGTATATTTATATTAAAAGTAAAAACAAAATATTTTCCTTTTCCTGTGCACTTGTTCAAATTTCAGGAGTTTTTACTTTTTCTACCGGAATGCATGAAAGATACTTATTTCCTGCTGCAGCACTATCCATCTTATCTTTTATATATTTAAAAGATAAAAGGCTGCTAATACTACTGGCAGGATACACCCTTACAATCTACAGTAATATTTATTCTATACTTTTTGGAGGCTTTGGAAATACTACTTCACATACTTTAGTAAGTGATGGAACTTGCATATTGAACATAATTCTATTTGCATATCTTGTAAAAATATTGCTTGATATAGTACTTAAGAAGAAAGAATTTAATCCTGAATCTTTTGATATAAAATTCTATTAATCCAAAAGAGATGTTTCAGAACAAACTCTGGAACATCTCTTTTTTTACATTAAAATAAGCTTTCTGGTGCTCTATACTCAAGTTTTAAACTATCTGCCACTGCTTTATAAGTCACAAACCCTTTATATACATTGAGACCTTTTAAAAGAGCCTTATCATCTTTCATTGCTTTCTCTGCTCCTTTGTTAGCTATATCCTCCAAATAAGGAAGAGTAGAACTAGTAAGTGCATAGGTAGATGTTCTCGATACAGCTCCAGGCATATTAGATACAGAATAATGAATTACTCCATATTTTTCGTAGCATGGATTATCGTGAGTGGTAGCCCTATCTATAGTTTCCACAGATCCTCCCTGGTCAATAGCTACATCAACTATTACAGATCCTTTTTTCATTGTTTTAACCATTTCCTCTTTAACAATTTTAGGTGCTTTTGAACCTATTACCAATACTGCCCCCACTAATAGATCTGCTTTCTTGACCATCTCAGCCACATTAAATTCATTACAAACTAATGTAGACAATCTACCGTTAAATATGTCATCTACATAGGCTAATCTATCCTTATTTATATCAAGTATTGTAACCTTTGCACCAAGTCCTAGAGCCATTTTAGCAGCATTTGTTCCCACACCGCCTGCTCCAATAATTACAACTTCTCCAGGCAGTACTCCCGGAACTCCTCCAAGTAATATACCGGCTCCTCCATTATATTCTTGAAGCAGGTTTGCTCCTATCTGTATAGACATTTTTCCTGCTACCTCACTCATAGGAGTAAGTAATGGAAGACTTCCATTATCAAGCTGTACTGTCTCATAGGCTATAGATATAATTTTCTTTTTAATTAGTAATTCTGTAAGAGGTACATTGGCAGCAAGATGAAGATAGGTGAATAAAATTTGATTTTCTCTAAAAAGTTCATATTCTTCTTCTATGGGTTCTTTTACTTTCACTATTATATCTGATTCTTTAAATATTTCTACATTTGTATCTATTATTTTACCACCTACATCCTGGTACTCTCTATCCTCTATTCCACTTCCAATTCCAGCAGATTTCTCTATTAACACCTGGTGTCCGCCTTTTACTAAAGCATGTACTCCTGCTGGTGTTATAGCTACTCTGTTTTCATTATTTTTTAATTCTTTAGGCACTCCTATAATCACTATATACTCCCCCTAATTATTTAATTTGCTCAGGTATTATTGAATGGTTATTTTTAATTGTAGAAAGTGTAACTATTGTCTTAGTCTTTTGAACTCCTTTAATACACTTTATTTTATTTAAAACTTTTTCAAGGGTTTCTGTATTTTCAGTAATAATTTTCAATGCATAATCAAACTCACCCGCTAAATAATGACATTCAACAATTTCATTTTCAACCTGGATGATCTCTATAAATTTATCAATAAATGTTGGGTTTTCAAGACTTACAAACATTATAACCATGAGATTCTTATTAAATTTTTTATTGTTGATAATTATTGTATATTTTTCAATTAAGCTTGAAGCATCTAATTTTTTCAACCTGTCACTTACTGCAGGTATTGACAGATTAATCTTGCTGCTCATTTCCGAAATAGAAATTCTAGCATTTTCTTGCAGCAATTTTAGTATTTTAATATCAATATTGTCCACACCGTCACCCTCTTAAATTTATTAAGCAAATTATAATACATATATTAAAAAAATTAAATATATTTTATATAATTACATAAAAAATAAGGTTAAAAATTTTTTAACCTTATTTTATTAATCAATGTATATAAAATTATACCTTCAAATTAAATATTTTAAGTATTTCTAAATAAAAGCTTAAAAAGTATTAACTGCCTGTAAGAATTTATCAATGTGTTCTTCTGTATGTTTCACATTTAAAAATATAGCTTCAAACTGGGAAGGTGCTATATAAATACCTTGCTCAAGCATATGCTGAAAAAATTTAGCAAAAACACTGGTATCACATTTTCTGGCATCCCTATAGTTTTTAACTTCTGAGTCATTTGTAAAAAATATGGAAAACATGGCTCCACATCTATTTATTACCATAGGTATGTTTTTATCCTTTGATATTTGTTTTATACCTTTGTCTAATTTTTTACCCAGCTTTTCAAGCTTAACATAATAATCAGGATTTTCATTCAGCTTCTTCAAAGTTGCAAGCCCAGCAGCCATTACAATTGGATTACCTGACATGGTTCCAGCTTGATACACAGGTCCTAATGGAGAAAGTTTTTCCATTATATCTTTTCTTCCACCGTAGGCACCACAAGGCAGTCCTCCCCCCATAATTTTTGCAATGGTAGTAATATCAGGTTTTATTCCATATAAACTTTGAGCACCTTTATAGGCAACTCTAAATCCACT
This window encodes:
- a CDS encoding glycosyltransferase family 39 protein, producing the protein MIKIFFRKNLLKIGLILLILLSAFLCIYNIKNYSTNTNTYHGRLEQFNSNNGQRMQRDNNQKTKAGNNSNTPDQKAGKNFSSNNNSVPGNNTQIPGGGNQRGELMASNDKYAPLLTLYLIIFFTLCIIAFYFFAYKNLKIHSNSTKILIFSLLCVGLFLRISLSTVMEGYGGDISLFKSWASSAANSLSQFYVNSKSADYPPLYIYVLFLIGKLAKISSITPYYTLLLKLPSIIADIVTAYIIYKLAKKYFSLEMGILLSAFYIFSPAIFINSSLWGQVDSFFTLFLVLSLFFLSEGKFVFSSILFTSLVLMKPQGIIFFPVLLFELIARKNLKTLIKCAASCIVTSLVIILPFSFNQNALWIFKLYKNTISEYPYASVNAFNFFNLLGGNYKESSTTFFIFSYKIWGIIAIIAIAAFSWYIYIKSKNKIFSFSCALVQISGVFTFSTGMHERYLFPAAALSILSFIYLKDKRLLILLAGYTLTIYSNIYSILFGGFGNTTSHTLVSDGTCILNIILFAYLVKILLDIVLKKKEFNPESFDIKFY
- the ald gene encoding alanine dehydrogenase, which translates into the protein MIIGVPKELKNNENRVAITPAGVHALVKGGHQVLIEKSAGIGSGIEDREYQDVGGKIIDTNVEIFKESDIIVKVKEPIEEEYELFRENQILFTYLHLAANVPLTELLIKKKIISIAYETVQLDNGSLPLLTPMSEVAGKMSIQIGANLLQEYNGGAGILLGGVPGVLPGEVVIIGAGGVGTNAAKMALGLGAKVTILDINKDRLAYVDDIFNGRLSTLVCNEFNVAEMVKKADLLVGAVLVIGSKAPKIVKEEMVKTMKKGSVIVDVAIDQGGSVETIDRATTHDNPCYEKYGVIHYSVSNMPGAVSRTSTYALTSSTLPYLEDIANKGAEKAMKDDKALLKGLNVYKGFVTYKAVADSLKLEYRAPESLF
- a CDS encoding Lrp/AsnC family transcriptional regulator, which translates into the protein MDNIDIKILKLLQENARISISEMSSKINLSIPAVSDRLKKLDASSLIEKYTIIINNKKFNKNLMVIMFVSLENPTFIDKFIEIIQVENEIVECHYLAGEFDYALKIITENTETLEKVLNKIKCIKGVQKTKTIVTLSTIKNNHSIIPEQIK